TTACCAAGGCGAATGTAGCGCGGTAGTGGCAGCGCCGCGCGAGCGAAGACATAGCAATAAAATCGGTTCCCACGGGACAGCATTCGCAACCGTCCCTTTTGAGGAAAGTTGGTCACCGGCGCGCGAGCATTCTCGAGACGGACGGCAAGATCGGAGACCACGGCGTTATTCGCCATTTTGTACCAGTAGGATTCGACCATGCCGTTAAAGCACTCGACTTCAAGTGTCGGAACGTCCAGCGGCGTCCCTGGCATGACATAAATGCCTTTATCGTTCAAAGCGGAAAGGTCCTCGCGGTAATATGGACGGTCTTCTCGTTCGGACAAGCGATAAGGAGTCACGGCAAACCCCAATGCATAGGCGAGGGCATAGTTACCCAGCACGGGTTCGGTCTGGAACAGTTCGTCGATCTCGCGGCTGGCGAAGAAGACTTTTTCGTGCAAGGTCAATTCAAGACGGTAGACGAACATGCCGCTCTCCTTTTATCGACCCTTCTTGGTTTTGGCTGGCGCAGGGTACGAGGCGTCGAGTCGGCGCAGAAACGCTTCCGGTTCTTTATAGGTCTCGTGTATTTCGGCGAGGAATGTTGCCAGCGGTTGCCCTGCCATCATCTGATAAGGGCCAATCGTTTGCGGCAGCAGATGCGCAAGTGCGCCATTCTCTCCGGTAACGACCTTAGCGACGTCGTCCGTCCGAAGTGGATGCTCTTTCTCGGTCAAGCGATCGTAAGACGCCTGGGTGAGTTCCAGAGAACTACAAATCTCGGCACGAGAGAACACTATCGCCAGAATCGTATTCTGCACTCTGCCGATCCGTGAAGAGATAGCACCATAGCGTGAACTGCGCAGAATGTTGCCACAGGCATAGACCAACTCATCGGCGGTCACATCCTTGAGTACTTCCATATCGAGAAAATGCGCCTCCGGCTTGACATACTCGCTCTCACCGAGGCTCGTCGAAGGTTCTCCGGTGACGGGGTTGCGCATCGTGCTGTTGTCGAACAGAGCGTTGAACGTTTTTGTATCGACGATAGAGCTAGCGGGGAGCAAGGAAAAAGCGTCTTCAGTGATGACCCGCGATTTCTGCGCTCCGCTACCGCCGGCGGCGAAACCGTAGAACCAACAGTCGATACACCGCTCACAAGGAGTATTAGTATTCAACATGCACTCCGCGCCATCATCATGCTTTTGCAACAAGCCGAAGCCGCGTAAGAGTTCCCGCCCGGTGCGGCG
The DNA window shown above is from Deltaproteobacteria bacterium and carries:
- the cas5d gene encoding type I-D CRISPR-associated protein Cas5/Csc1, with the translated sequence MFVYRLELTLHEKVFFASREIDELFQTEPVLGNYALAYALGFAVTPYRLSEREDRPYYREDLSALNDKGIYVMPGTPLDVPTLEVECFNGMVESYWYKMANNAVVSDLAVRLENARAPVTNFPQKGRLRMLSRGNRFYCYVFARAALPLPRYIRLGKFLGKTRVAVTQEWRDPPTNLERGGRIDAFLNPLDLSANMELGYHDFFNLPPVPLIRNAQLSGRMYTLDGVHLPVGMVFGLPAAAAPTRGRGRRRAS
- the cas7d gene encoding type I-D CRISPR-associated protein Cas7/Csc2 produces the protein MAGYTDFLLDRYFNLPQGRYVNVIVLRETKSETIFRTEGSGEPLNREFVHAGLNNGEVIPRVVISKRKQTAVERRTGRELLRGFGLLQKHDDGAECMLNTNTPCERCIDCWFYGFAAGGSGAQKSRVITEDAFSLLPASSIVDTKTFNALFDNSTMRNPVTGEPSTSLGESEYVKPEAHFLDMEVLKDVTADELVYACGNILRSSRYGAISSRIGRVQNTILAIVFSRAEICSSLELTQASYDRLTEKEHPLRTDDVAKVVTGENGALAHLLPQTIGPYQMMAGQPLATFLAEIHETYKEPEAFLRRLDASYPAPAKTKKGR